Below is a window of Desulfuromonas sp. TF DNA.
TCTCATGCTCCCGGGCATCAATGGGCTGGAAGTCTGCCGTCAGTTGCGGAACCAGGACCCCCGCCTGCCGATTCTGATGCTGACGGCCAAGTCGGAGGAGAAGGACCGGGTGGAAGGGTTGGCCCAGGGGGCCGACGACTACCTGACCAAACCGTTCAGCCTCGATGAGTTTCTGCTGCGGGTAGAGGGGATGCTGCGCCGTTCCAAGTGGTACCGGCCGGCATTCAGCCATGCGGAACGTTATGCCTTCGGAGCCAACGAAGTCAGCCTGAGGGAACAGAAAGCCGATACGCCGCGGGGGAAAATCATGCTTACCGATCTGGAAGTCCGCATGCTGCGCATTTTTTTTCAGAGGGAAGGAGAAGTCCTCTCAAGGGCCGAACTCCTGAAGTCGGTATGGGGAATGTCGCCGGATACCGAAACCCGCACCCTGGACAACTTCATCGTCCGCATGCGAAAATATTTCGAACAGGATCCCGCCCGCCCGGTCCATTTCCTCACCATCCGCGGCCGCGGTTATCAGTTCGTTCGTGAGGGCAAGTCCTGAATCCCGGCCGATTGGCCGCCCTTTCAACCCCTTCGGCGCCTGCCGACCTCCCTTTCGAAATATGCCGCTCCGGGTCTGATAGCATGCAGCGGGCCCATTGACTTTCCCTTCCGGCAAGGTCAAATAGATGTATGCATCTTTGACTTTCCTTGTCGAGTCCTGGTCACCGTCACCCCAAGGGATTCTCATGAAGATTCGCAGCAGAAGGCGCTCCAATCGAGAGAGAATATACCGCGAACTCTTTCGGAAAACCCCGGTCATGATGCATTCCATCGACCGCCAGGGACGCCTTCTGGAGGTCAGCAACCAGTGGCTGAAGACCCTCGGCTATACGCGGCACGAAGTGATCGGCACCCCCCTGGTCCGTTTTTTCAGCCATGATTCCCGGCAGAGGGCGGAGGAATCCGTCCTCCCTCTCTTTTTCCGCCAGGGATACGTCAGAGATGTGCCCTACCAGATGATCACAAAAAGCGGAGAACCGATTGATGTTCTTATCTCCGCCGTCGCCGAGCGCGACCGGCATGGCCGCGTTGCCCGGAGTATGGCCGGTATCGTCGATATCACGGCACACAAGAAAATGGACGAGGAGATCCAGCGGCTCGCCCACTACGACCACCTGACCGGTCAGCCCAACCGGCTGCTCTTCCACGACCGCCTGAAGCAGGCTCTGGCCCAGGCACACCGCGAGCACCGCAAGGTCGGTGTCGTCTTCATCGACCTGGATCGTTTCAAATGGGTCAACGACACCCTTGGCCACGCCATGGGTGACAAGCTGCTGCAGATCGTCGCCCAGCGCCTGACCGAGTGCGTACGCGACTGCGACACCGTCGCCAGGGTCGGCGGAGACGAGTTCGTCATCATTCTCTACGGATTCGATACGGCGAGCGAGCCGACGATTTTCGCCAAAAGGTTTCTGCAGGTCCTCGCGCAGCCCGCCAAGCTTAATGGAAAGGAATTTTACAGCACCGTCAGTATCGGGGTAGCCATTTATCCGCTGGACGGCGAGGACGACGAGACCCTCCTGCGCAATGCCGATATCGCCATGTATGCCGCCAAGGAGATGGGGCGGAACAATTTCCAGTTTTACTCGGCTGAGATGAATATCCAGGCCAAGGAAAAGCTCGATCTGGAAACCCGCCTGCGCCGGGCCATTGAGAACAATGAGCTTTCATTGGCCTATCAGCCCCAGCTCAACCTGACCACCGGGCAGATCGCCGGGGTAGAAGCCCTTCTGCGCTGGCACGATCCCGAGGTGGGGATGATTCCCCCCAGTCAATTCATTCCCGTGGCCGAAGAGACGGGCCTTATCATCCCGTTGGGAGAATGGGTGCTCAAGACCGCCTGCAGCCAGGCAAAGGAGTGGCAAAAGAGGGGATTTTCACCCGCGCGCCTGGCGGTCAACGTCTCGAGTCTTCAGTTCAAACGGATTGATTTCGTCGAGATGGTTGAAGCCGTGTTGAAGGAGACGGGGCTCGATCCCGGTTTTCTCGAGATCGAACTCACCGAAAGCATCATCATGGAAGACGTCAAGGACGCCATCATGACCCTTGCCGACCTCAAAGTCAGGGGCATCCATCTGGCCATCGATGATTTCGGCACCGGCTACTCGTCTCTCATCTACCTGAAGCATTTCCCTTTCGACCGTATCAAGATCGCCCAGGAATTCGTCCAGGCCATCGCCAGGGATCGGGACCAGGAGGCCATCGTCGAAGCCATCATCTTCATGGCCAGCAGTCTTGAGCTGAACGTGATCGCCGAAGGGGTCGAAACCAAGGCTCAACTCGATTTTCTGCGCAAGCGGAAGTGCCAGGACATGCAGGGATTCTACTTCTCTCACCCTATTGAGGCGCTTGCCTGGAACCCGCGCTTCGAAGAATCCCTGGCCCGAAAAGGAAGTTCCCTTATCAGTCGTCATGTGCAATAGAATAATAGATAGATCATCCTCACATCTCCTTCAGGTTGACATGGCAAGGTGATCGGTTAAAGATTTGACCGGAGACAGTGCTTTTTACCAGCCACCTAAGAAGGGAGGCGGACATGAGAAACTCCAACCTGTTTGAAACGCTTCGCCAGGACCACGAAAAAATTGCCGATGTTTTTTCCCGGCTGGCCGGATCCCGAAAGGAAGAAGACCGCCTGCGCCGGGTCTTCGATCTGCAGAATACCCTGACTCCCCACTTGCTGGCCGAGGATCGGGAGGTCCTTTCCCATCTTGAGGACGTCGAAGGAGAAGTTGCCCCCGCGCAGATCCGCCATGAGCATGATGAAATCCGCGGGGAGTTGGAAAAACTCTCCCGGACCCCGGTCAACGAGGAGGTTTTCGGCCGTCAGGTCGATCTCCTGTACGATTTCTGGCAGCGCCATACCGAGGCGGAGGAAAAAACGCTCCGCGCCGCTCTCGACCGAATCACCAGCGCGGAGGCTGCCGGGATTCTCCACGGCTACAAGACGGAGCGCGACCGCCACACCCGATCCGGCCCGGAAGGCGGACGCAACTGGCTATAGCCGACTCGGCATGAACACACTTCGGAACCGGTGGCCATGTCCTGTTGTGGCAGCCGGGACGGAGAAACCTTCTTCATTTATCTCCTTCTTTCAGTTTCGGAAATAGCCGGTTCAGGGATGCCTTCTCCCCGAACCGGCTTTTCTCGTTTCGAACCCCGACATCCTCCGGCCGTTTTTCTTTTTGCAGCCGGGCAAATTTCGCCTATTATAAGGCAATTTTCAGCGGTGTCTGTCCCTGCGTCTGACCGGATAATTCCGAACCATTCCGGTTTTCCTTTGAAGTAAAATGGGTGGATTATGGGTAGCGGCCCTCGAGTTGGAGTCGGTAGAAACAGCCCCCGCAGGTCCTTTGCGGCAGCCTCTTATGTCGCACTGGGCGCGGGGACGGCTCTCTGGCTGGCGCATAAGGGATCCCCCCTCGCCGCCGGCCTGCTGCTCAGTGCGCTGACAGCGGTCGCCGCCTGGGCGGGATTCCACTTTCGGGACTGGCACCGGGAAGAAGACCGCATGGCGGAAGATCTCGGCCTTGCGCCTGCGTCGGCGGCGCGAAAAACAGGCGGTCCCCTTCAGGGCTTCAAGAAACCCGGCGTGCCTGTCCGGCCCACGGCGGCAGCCCTGGGAGACTCCTTCCGTCTTCAGCTGGACCTTTTGCGCACCGCTCTGGGCCTTACCGGAGTGGCCCTGCTCTGGCCCGACTCCTCCGGAGCCGCTCTGCGACTTCGGGGACTGTCCTCAAGTCGCACCGATCTTCGCCCGGGACCCTACCCCGTGGGCTGCGGCATTACCGGCATTCTAGAAAAGGACCGGGACGAGATCGCCATGGCGCCCGTGGGCGCCGCGTTCAGCGGTCTACCCTATTACCGCGGCCGCGGACGCACCGGAGGCGTGTTCGCCATCCGCATTCGCGTGGAAGGTGAAAATCGGGGAGGCATCCTCTGCGTCGACCGGGAGGCGGCCCATCCCTGGAATTCCCTGGAGGTGGAGACCCTGCGCACGGCCGCCCGGCGCCTGGCTTTCGACGTGTCCATGGGGCGCCGCTTTCTGGAGATGCACCGGGAGCGCGGACTTTACCAGCGGGTATCCATCGGCCTGCGTGAACTTACCGAAGGACTGGGGCTGGAATCGACGATCGATGCCGCCCTCAAGGCCGTGCGCACCGTCATCGCTCCCGACTTCTTCGCTCTCACCCTGACCGAAGGGGTTGCCTACCGGGTTCTCCATGCCGAAGGACCGAGGGCGGAAAAACTCCTTTCCAGCACTTTTCCTCTGGATGAAGGTCTGGTCGGACAGTCGCTTCGCTATGACTGCTCCCTTCCGGAAGGCGCTGAATACCTGGGCGCCTCGCCGGTCTTCGGCTCATTGACTCTTCCAGGCGATTTGCGCTCTCTGCTGATTCTCCCTCTACGCAAGGAAAAGAGCGCTCCCCTGGGCACCCTGGTGCTGGCTGCCCGAAAACCCGGCGTTTTCAATCTTCTCCACCGCGAACTCCTGGAACTGATCGCAAAACAGGTGGCGATCAGGATCGACCTGGCTCTCGCCCATGAACAGATCAATCGCCTGGCGACCACGGACGGCCTTACCGGGCTGGCCAACCACCGGGCCTTCCAGCAGGCCTTCAGGACCATGCTCCAGCGCGCCCGCCGCAATTCGACCTCCCTGTGCCTGCTGCTCTGCGACGTCGACCATTTCAAGGGGGTCAACGACACCTTCGGCCACCCCTTCGGGGACACCGTGCTCAAAGCCGTCGCCGGCGCACTGGCTCAAAGCGTGCGGGGGATCGACCTCGCCGCCCGTTACGGAGGCGAGGAATTCACCCTGCTGCTGGAAGACTCGAAAAGGGAGGGCGGCCGGAAAATGGCCGAACGGGCGCGCCGCGCCGTCGAAGCGCTTGAACTCGATCATGAAGGCCAGCAGGTTTCGGTGACCATGTCCATAGGACTGGCCGTCTTCCCCGACGATGGAGACGAAATCCCGATGCTCATACAGCGCGCCGACCAGGCCCTCTACCAGGCCAAGCGCCAGGGGCGCAACCGCACCGTGGCGTGGACGGGGAAGATGGAGGGGGAGGATACTGAGCAGGCGGGTGGAGGGGTAAAACAGGCTTGATGACCGGGACAATGACCGGGTCGGGAAGGGGTCAATTTTCGCCGCGCCTTTCAGGTTTGCCCTTCTCGACCCCTGGCGTCCCCCGCATGGCCTCCTGAGTGCACCACACGACCCCCTGATGCTTTTCGCCCAAAAACCCCTCAGACCATAAATTTAGAACGTTTTCAGGCCAACTGTTCAGGCTCATCTCATGTTAGAAACACGAGGTGCGCTTCAGACTCATTTCATTTTGGAAGAGGCTCGACCTTGTCTTTCCCGAGGAATCATGCCATGATGTCGCGTTGAACCCAACGGCCTTTTCGGGGAGTGTTGCTCTGTGGATCGTAATCTGGCAATGGAACTGGCAAGAGTCACCGAGGCTGCGGCCTTGGCCAGCGGACGCTGGGTCGGCAAGGGCGACAAGATGGCTGCCGACGAGGCCGCCACCAATGCGATGCGCCGGACTCTGGATTCCATGGATATCGATGGCACCGTGGTTATAGGCGAAGGGGAGATGGATGAAGCTCCCATGCTCTATATCGGTGAAAAAGTCGGCACCGGCTCCGCTGCCGAAGTGGATATCGCCGTAGATCCCCTGGAGGGAACGAATATCTGCGCCAAGGGAATGAACGGGAGCATTGCCACGATTGCCATGGCACCCCGCGGCGGATTTCTCCACGCCCCCGACATGTACATGGAAAAGATCGCCGTCGGTCCTTCGGCCCGTGGCGCCATCGACATCAATGCTTCGCCTGCGGAGAATCTCAAGCGGGTTGCCGAGGCCAAGAGATGTTATATCGAGGACCTTACAGTCGTCATCCTCGACCGTCCCCGCCACGACAAGATCGTCCAGGAAATCCGCAAGGCCGGCGCGCGCATCCATCTCATTCCCGACGGGGACGTGGCCCCGGCCATTGCTGCAGCTGTCGAGGGAAGCGGCGTCGACCTGCTCATGGGCATCGGCGGAGCCCCCGAGGGAGTGCTCGCGGCTGCGGCCCTCAAATGCATGGGAGGGGACATGCAGGGGCGTCTGGTCTTCATGACCATGGAGGAGCGCGACCGGGCAAAGGGAATGGGAATTGACGATTTCGAAAAAGTTTACACCACCGAGGAAATGGCCAAGGGGGATGTCTTCTTTGCCGCCACCGGGGTCACCAACGGCGAGCTTCTGCGCGGCGTCCGCTATTTTTCCGGAGGAGCCGAAACCCACTCTATCGTCATGCGTTCGAAGAGCCGGACTGTGCGCTTTATCACGTCTCAGCATTTTTTCGATTACAAGCCGGTCTACTGACCGACCATAGGGCAGCGGCGCCTCCATCCAATCGTGTCGCGGGAGGAGACGATTTATCCCTTGTCAATCCGCTGACGAATTGCTAGAATCCACCCTGTTTTTAACGACATATATCCAATCATCCTATAGGGGAGAGACATGGCGATTATAACCATCTCACGGGAAATGGGCAGCGGGGGCATTCCTATCTCTCACAAGGCGGCTGAAAAACTGGGGTACACCCTGCTGGACGGGGAGACACTCAAAAAAGCCGCTCCGGCATACGGCCTGACTCCCGAAGCCCTTGAGAAGGCTGACGAGAAACCGCCCGCCTTCGTAGAGAGCCTGGATGAACAGATGGAAGTCGATCTTCACCAGATCGAACTGATCGTTCTGGAATACGCCCTCAAGGGCAATGTCATCATCTACGGCCGGGGGGGCCAGGATCTTCTGAAGGACATCGGCAGCGTCTTTCGGGTCCGGATCATAGCGCCTTTTGAAGAGCGGGTGGAACGCTGGGCCGAACGCGAATGGCTCGACCCCGACCTGGCCCGGATACTCGTCCGCAAGAGCGACCAGCAGCGTGCAGGCTTCATCAAGTATTATTTCGACCGCGACTGGGAGGATCCTCTACACTACGATCTCGTCATCAATACATCTCGTCTGTCCGAGGAAATGGCGGTCAGCCTGATCTGCAATGGGGTGCGGGACCAGAATCTCATGGAGCAGAAGGGGACGTCAAAAAAGATCCTTTCAGACCTGATCCTGCGCAAGAAGGCCGAGATTGCGATCTTCTCATCTTCGGCAGTCGAAGGGCACCATCTCAACATAGAGACGAAGAACGGCATCATCACTCTCTCGGGGCATGTCCATGGCGAAGAAGACCGTCGCACTGTGCTTGCTGCGGTCCGCGCCGTTGAAGGCGCACGGGACCTTGTGGATAAGCTCAAAGTGATTGAATACCGCACGTACCCTAAGGAACACTGAGGTTCCCCTCAGCATTGCGTGGGGACGGAAAGCCGGCCGGCAGGTCGGCTTTCTGCGTTTCTGAGGTGAAAAATGCCCCTTGTCCGGGAGAAGCCCTTCATGCTACCATAACTCGCTTTCCGGGCAAGCCGGCAGATCAGACCAAGGAGTAATTCGGAACATGGCTGGACACAGCAAGTGGGCAAACATCAAACATCGCAAAGGCGCCCAGGACGCCAGGCGCGGCAAGATATTCACCAAACTCATCAAGGAAATCACGATTGCGGCCAAGATCGGCGGCGGTGATCCTCTGGCCAATCCCCGGTTGCGACAGGCGATCGATAAAGCCAAGGGTGAGAACATGCCCAAGGACACTATCGAGCGGGCCGTGAAAAAGGGGACCGGGGATCTCGATGGAGTTAATTACGAAGAGGGGATTTTCGAAGGATACGGCCCGGGCGGCGTGGCGGTCATCGTCGAATTCATGACCGACAACCGCACCCGTACCGTCGCCGATGTCCGCCATATCTTCACCAAGCACAACGGCAGCCTCGGGGTAAGCGGCTCCGTCTCCTTCCTTTTCGACCGGAAGGGACTCATCTCCTTCGGGCCAGACCAGGATTTCGACACCATCTTCGAAGCGGCCCTGGAATCAGGAGCGGAAGACGTCAAGGACGAAGGGGATGCCTTCGAGGTGATCACCGATCCTTCTTCATTCATCGAAGTCAGGGATTCTATTGCCGCCAAGGGCCTTCAGTGGGACACGGCCGAAGTCACGATGATCCCCCAGACCATGGTGAACCTGGAGGGAAAACAGGCGGAACAGATGCTTAAGATGATGGACAAACTCGAGGATAACGACGACGTCCAGAACGTCTATGCCAATTTCGACATCTCTGATGAAGAGATAGGCAACATCATGGGTTAAACCCACGTTCGACGTTCAAAGTTCGATGTGCGGTGTTCACGGGTTGAATGCTTTGAACGTTGAACTCGAACACCGAACCTTGAGCCGGCATTTATGAGAATTTTAGGGATCGACCCCGGTAGCCGGATCACGGGCTATGGCATCGTGGAGAAAAAGGGCAACCGGCTGCTGCACATAGACAACGGCGCCATTCACACCCGTTCCGGCGACGCCCTGTCGCTGCGGCTCAAGACCATTCACGACGCCCTTGGCAGGATCATCGCCCAATATTCTCCCGAAGCGGTGGCGGTGGAAGAGATCTTCCTTTCGCGAAACGTTCTTTCGGCCCTCAAACTGGGACACGCCCGTGGAGCTGCACTGCTGGCCGGGGCAAATCACCATCTGCCGGTCTTCGAATATTCGGCCCTGCAGGTGAAAAGCGCCGTGGTCGGTTACGGAAGGGCCGGTAAAGATCAGGTCCAACAGATGGTCAAGTCCCTTCTCGGCCTTCCGGAAATCGCCCAGGAGGATGCCTCAGACGCACTGGCTGTCGCCATCTGCCATGCCCATAGTCACAACCTGAACAGTCGGCTCCAGGCCCTGGCGGCCAAATAGCCGCTGAAAAATCCAGCCGTTCCCCCTTTCCTGCACGGATTGCCATGATCGCTATGCTGACCGGGAAAATCGCGTACAGATCGATTGATCATCTGATCGTCGATGTAGGAGGGGTCGGCTACCGCCTGATGATTCCCCTCTCCACTTTTTACGCCCTGCCGGAAGAAGGCGAAATCCGCCTTCATGTCCATACCCACGTAAAAGAAGACGCGATCCATCTCTACGGTTTCCTGACTCCGCCGGAGAAGGAGATGTTCGCCCTGCTCCTCTCCGTCTCCGGAGTGGGGCCCCGGCTGGCCCTCAATATCCTGTCCAATATCCCTTCGGCCGAACTTAAAGCCGCCCTCTGGGAGGGAAACAGCAAACGGCTCTCAGCCATTCCGGGGATCGGCAAAAAAACCGCCGAACGACTGGTGCTGGAACTCAGGGAAAAGGTTCAGCGGCTCGGTCCTCTCTCTCTTCCCGCCCGGCCGGAAACCGGCCAGCCCCCAGCCAACTCTCTCGACGATACCCTCTCGGCCCTGGTCAACCTCGGATACAAGGAAAGCCTGGCAAAAAAGGTGCTGGAATCGATGGAAATTTCAAAGGAAACGTCCTTGGAGGAGATCCTCAAGGGAGCCCTGAAAGTCCTCGTTCGCTAAATGGTCCTTGAACCTTGAACCCTGGAACTAGTCTTCATATGACTGACCGCATAATAACCGCCGACCAGGTTGACGGCGACGACAATTTTGAAACGAGCCTCAGACCGCGGACCCTCAAGGAATACATCGGCCAGGGCAAAGCCAAGGAGAACCTGCAGATCTTCATCGAGGCCGCCCGGGGCCGTGGGGAGGCTCTGGACCATGTGCTGTTCTACGGCCCTCCGGGACTTGGGAAGACCACCCTTGCCAACATCGTCGCCAATGAGATGGGCGTCAATATCAAGAGCACCTCCGGCCCGGTCATCGAAAAACCCGGCGACCTGGCAGCAATTCTCACCAACCTGGAGGGCGGCGACGTTCTATTTATCGATGAAATCCATCGCCTCTCACCTGTTGTCGAGGAGATCCTCTACCCTGCCATGGAGGATTACCAGCTCGACATCATCATCGGTCAGGGACCCTCGGCGCGCACCATCAAACTCGACCTTCCCCGCTTCACGCTCGTCGGAGCGACCACCCGGGCCGGACTCCTGTCTTCGCCCCTGCGGGATCGTTTCGGTGTGATCTCCCGACTTGAATTCTATACGGCGGAGGAGTTGGCCACCATCGTTGCGCGCAGCGCCGAAATTCTCGATATCCCTTCAGAAGAGGACGGGACCACGGAAATCGCCCGACGCAGCCGCGGCACCCCCCGAATCGCCAACCGCCTGCTGCGCCGGGTAAGAGACTTTGCCCAGGTGAAGGGGGACGGCATCATCACCCGGGAACTTGCCGATCTCGCGCTGGGCAAGCTGGAAGTGGACCGAAGCGGCTTCGACCATATGGACCGCCTGCTCCTGATGACCATAATCGACAAGTTCTCCGGCGGCCCCGTGGGGCTGGAAACTTTAGCCGCGGCCATCGGAGAGGAGAAGGATACGATTGAGGATGTCATCGAGCCCTTCCTCATCCAGCAGGGCTTTCTCAACCGGACGCCGAGGGGGAGGACCGCCACTCCCCTGGCCTATGGGCATTTTCAACGCCGGCCGCCGACAAATGGAGTGATGCC
It encodes the following:
- a CDS encoding response regulator transcription factor; its protein translation is MRKARILLVEDEPSIARGIVFNLQEEGYDVVHVETGEAALQQAWEEPFALVVLDLMLPGINGLEVCRQLRNQDPRLPILMLTAKSEEKDRVEGLAQGADDYLTKPFSLDEFLLRVEGMLRRSKWYRPAFSHAERYAFGANEVSLREQKADTPRGKIMLTDLEVRMLRIFFQREGEVLSRAELLKSVWGMSPDTETRTLDNFIVRMRKYFEQDPARPVHFLTIRGRGYQFVREGKS
- a CDS encoding bifunctional diguanylate cyclase/phosphodiesterase → MKIRSRRRSNRERIYRELFRKTPVMMHSIDRQGRLLEVSNQWLKTLGYTRHEVIGTPLVRFFSHDSRQRAEESVLPLFFRQGYVRDVPYQMITKSGEPIDVLISAVAERDRHGRVARSMAGIVDITAHKKMDEEIQRLAHYDHLTGQPNRLLFHDRLKQALAQAHREHRKVGVVFIDLDRFKWVNDTLGHAMGDKLLQIVAQRLTECVRDCDTVARVGGDEFVIILYGFDTASEPTIFAKRFLQVLAQPAKLNGKEFYSTVSIGVAIYPLDGEDDETLLRNADIAMYAAKEMGRNNFQFYSAEMNIQAKEKLDLETRLRRAIENNELSLAYQPQLNLTTGQIAGVEALLRWHDPEVGMIPPSQFIPVAEETGLIIPLGEWVLKTACSQAKEWQKRGFSPARLAVNVSSLQFKRIDFVEMVEAVLKETGLDPGFLEIELTESIIMEDVKDAIMTLADLKVRGIHLAIDDFGTGYSSLIYLKHFPFDRIKIAQEFVQAIARDRDQEAIVEAIIFMASSLELNVIAEGVETKAQLDFLRKRKCQDMQGFYFSHPIEALAWNPRFEESLARKGSSLISRHVQ
- a CDS encoding hemerythrin domain-containing protein — protein: MRNSNLFETLRQDHEKIADVFSRLAGSRKEEDRLRRVFDLQNTLTPHLLAEDREVLSHLEDVEGEVAPAQIRHEHDEIRGELEKLSRTPVNEEVFGRQVDLLYDFWQRHTEAEEKTLRAALDRITSAEAAGILHGYKTERDRHTRSGPEGGRNWL
- a CDS encoding diguanylate cyclase, which codes for MGSGPRVGVGRNSPRRSFAAASYVALGAGTALWLAHKGSPLAAGLLLSALTAVAAWAGFHFRDWHREEDRMAEDLGLAPASAARKTGGPLQGFKKPGVPVRPTAAALGDSFRLQLDLLRTALGLTGVALLWPDSSGAALRLRGLSSSRTDLRPGPYPVGCGITGILEKDRDEIAMAPVGAAFSGLPYYRGRGRTGGVFAIRIRVEGENRGGILCVDREAAHPWNSLEVETLRTAARRLAFDVSMGRRFLEMHRERGLYQRVSIGLRELTEGLGLESTIDAALKAVRTVIAPDFFALTLTEGVAYRVLHAEGPRAEKLLSSTFPLDEGLVGQSLRYDCSLPEGAEYLGASPVFGSLTLPGDLRSLLILPLRKEKSAPLGTLVLAARKPGVFNLLHRELLELIAKQVAIRIDLALAHEQINRLATTDGLTGLANHRAFQQAFRTMLQRARRNSTSLCLLLCDVDHFKGVNDTFGHPFGDTVLKAVAGALAQSVRGIDLAARYGGEEFTLLLEDSKREGGRKMAERARRAVEALELDHEGQQVSVTMSIGLAVFPDDGDEIPMLIQRADQALYQAKRQGRNRTVAWTGKMEGEDTEQAGGGVKQA
- the glpX gene encoding class II fructose-bisphosphatase, which gives rise to MDRNLAMELARVTEAAALASGRWVGKGDKMAADEAATNAMRRTLDSMDIDGTVVIGEGEMDEAPMLYIGEKVGTGSAAEVDIAVDPLEGTNICAKGMNGSIATIAMAPRGGFLHAPDMYMEKIAVGPSARGAIDINASPAENLKRVAEAKRCYIEDLTVVILDRPRHDKIVQEIRKAGARIHLIPDGDVAPAIAAAVEGSGVDLLMGIGGAPEGVLAAAALKCMGGDMQGRLVFMTMEERDRAKGMGIDDFEKVYTTEEMAKGDVFFAATGVTNGELLRGVRYFSGGAETHSIVMRSKSRTVRFITSQHFFDYKPVY
- a CDS encoding cytidylate kinase family protein — encoded protein: MAIITISREMGSGGIPISHKAAEKLGYTLLDGETLKKAAPAYGLTPEALEKADEKPPAFVESLDEQMEVDLHQIELIVLEYALKGNVIIYGRGGQDLLKDIGSVFRVRIIAPFEERVERWAEREWLDPDLARILVRKSDQQRAGFIKYYFDRDWEDPLHYDLVINTSRLSEEMAVSLICNGVRDQNLMEQKGTSKKILSDLILRKKAEIAIFSSSAVEGHHLNIETKNGIITLSGHVHGEEDRRTVLAAVRAVEGARDLVDKLKVIEYRTYPKEH
- a CDS encoding YebC/PmpR family DNA-binding transcriptional regulator, whose translation is MAGHSKWANIKHRKGAQDARRGKIFTKLIKEITIAAKIGGGDPLANPRLRQAIDKAKGENMPKDTIERAVKKGTGDLDGVNYEEGIFEGYGPGGVAVIVEFMTDNRTRTVADVRHIFTKHNGSLGVSGSVSFLFDRKGLISFGPDQDFDTIFEAALESGAEDVKDEGDAFEVITDPSSFIEVRDSIAAKGLQWDTAEVTMIPQTMVNLEGKQAEQMLKMMDKLEDNDDVQNVYANFDISDEEIGNIMG
- the ruvC gene encoding crossover junction endodeoxyribonuclease RuvC; translated protein: MRILGIDPGSRITGYGIVEKKGNRLLHIDNGAIHTRSGDALSLRLKTIHDALGRIIAQYSPEAVAVEEIFLSRNVLSALKLGHARGAALLAGANHHLPVFEYSALQVKSAVVGYGRAGKDQVQQMVKSLLGLPEIAQEDASDALAVAICHAHSHNLNSRLQALAAK
- the ruvA gene encoding Holliday junction branch migration protein RuvA; its protein translation is MIAMLTGKIAYRSIDHLIVDVGGVGYRLMIPLSTFYALPEEGEIRLHVHTHVKEDAIHLYGFLTPPEKEMFALLLSVSGVGPRLALNILSNIPSAELKAALWEGNSKRLSAIPGIGKKTAERLVLELREKVQRLGPLSLPARPETGQPPANSLDDTLSALVNLGYKESLAKKVLESMEISKETSLEEILKGALKVLVR
- the ruvB gene encoding Holliday junction branch migration DNA helicase RuvB, producing the protein MTDRIITADQVDGDDNFETSLRPRTLKEYIGQGKAKENLQIFIEAARGRGEALDHVLFYGPPGLGKTTLANIVANEMGVNIKSTSGPVIEKPGDLAAILTNLEGGDVLFIDEIHRLSPVVEEILYPAMEDYQLDIIIGQGPSARTIKLDLPRFTLVGATTRAGLLSSPLRDRFGVISRLEFYTAEELATIVARSAEILDIPSEEDGTTEIARRSRGTPRIANRLLRRVRDFAQVKGDGIITRELADLALGKLEVDRSGFDHMDRLLLMTIIDKFSGGPVGLETLAAAIGEEKDTIEDVIEPFLIQQGFLNRTPRGRTATPLAYGHFQRRPPTNGVMPDLFAPTDG